A stretch of Triticum aestivum cultivar Chinese Spring chromosome 1D, IWGSC CS RefSeq v2.1, whole genome shotgun sequence DNA encodes these proteins:
- the LOC123181671 gene encoding protein ROLLING AND ERECT LEAF 2, with amino-acid sequence MGCAASKVEQEDTVRRCKERRRNIKDAVAARQLLASAHADYLRSLRVTAAALSRFAQGHSSLTVSHHTAPVLLTTAAPPALHAPAPAAMSSVASFSLPPPTPLPRHQPPPPPPQQQQPQQPQPQAAAAALRVDMDPRMRRLKVPHILSDSSVASSFRKPPVVGTPSSSSAWDWENFYPPSPPDSEFFDRRKTDLEEANRLRELDDEAKARGYPQRRHDHLKEEDEVDDSHGEDEEETEREDMHCGGWEDEEDHYASTTTSETRSEEGEVGNRSECGFAARSEYGGTAPSEYAAVPMQLRRAERSEVGDSFSTVTGATEMRMVVRHRTLSEIVAAIEEYFVKAADAGDSVSELLEASRAQLDRNFQQLKKTVYHSNSVLSALASTWTSKPPLAVRYKLDTNSLEMGSMEGKSHGSTLERLLAWEKKLYEEVKARESVKIEHEKKLSTLQSLEYRGRDSAKLDKTKASINKLQSLIVVTSQAATTTSSAIVSVRDNELAPQLVELCFALLSMWRSMNYFHETQNEIVQQVRGLVDNSMAESTSDLHRLATRDLEAAVSAWHSNFNRLIKYQREYIRSLYGWLKLTLFQVDSITPQEAHASLISRELTTFCDEWKQALDRLPDAVASEAIKSFVNVIHVIYTKQAEEMKIKKRTETYSKELEKKTNSLRAIEKKYYQSYSLVGLGLPGSGRDGIEGHTFDARDPLSEKKTEIAQCRRKVEDEITRHAKAVEVTRSMTLNNIQTGLPGMFQAIAGFSGTVVEALDVVCRRAGSVR; translated from the exons ATGGGGTGCGCGGCATCCAAGGTGGAGCAGGAGGACACGGTGCGGCGCTGCAAGGAGCGCCGGCGCAACATCaaggacgccgtcgccgcgcgccagCTGCTCGCCTCGGCGCACGCCGACTACCTCCGCTCCCTCCGCGTCACGGCCGCCGCGCTCTCCCGCTTCGCGCAGGGCCACTCGTCGCTCACCGTCTCCCACCACACCGCGCCCGTCCTCCTCAccaccgccgcgccgccggccctgcacgcgcccgcgcccgccgccatGTCCTCCGTCGCCTCGTTTTCGCTGCCGCCCCCCACGCCGCTCCCtcgccaccagccgccgccgccgccgccccagcagcagcagccgcagcagccgcagccgcaggCGGCCGCCGCTGCGCTCAGGGTCGACATGGATCCGAGGATGCGGCGGCTCAAGGTGCCGCACATCCTGTCGGACTCGAGCGTCGCGTCCTCGTTCCGGAAGCCACCGGTGGTGGGGAcgccctcctcctcgtcggccTGGGACTGGGAGAACTTCtacccgccgtcgccgcccgactcCGAGTTCTTCGACCGCCGCAAGACCGATCTCGAGGAGGCAAACCGCCTCCGCGAGCTCGACGACGAGGCCAAGGCCCGGGGCTACCCCCAGCGCCGCCACGACCACCTCAAAGAAGAGGACGAGGTCGACGACAGCCAtggagaagacgaggaggagacggAGAGGGAGGATATGCATTGCGGCGGATGGGAGGACGAGGAGGACCACTACGCGTCGACGACCACGTCGGAGACCAGATCGGAGGAAGGCGAGGTGGGGAATAGATCCGAGTGCGGGTTCGCGGCCAGATCGGAGTACGGCGGGACGGCGCCGTCCGAGTACGCCGCCGTGCCAATGCAGCTGAGGAGGGCCGAGAGGTCAGAGGTCGGGGACTCCTTCTCCACGGTCACGGGGGCGACCGAGATGCGGATGGTGGTGCGCCACCGCACGCTCTCAGAGATCGTCGCGGCCATCGAGGAGTACTTCGTCAAGGCGGCCGACGCCGGCGACAGCGTGTCGGAGCTCCTGGAGGCCAGCCGCGCACAGCTCGACCGCAACTTCCAGCAACTCAAAA AGACGGTGTACCACTCCAACAGCGTGCTATCAGCACTGGCTTCGACATGGACTTCAAAGCCGCCATTGGCTGTGCGCTACAAGTTGGACACCAATTCACTGGAGATGGGGTCAATGGAAGGGAAGAGCCATGGGTCAACACTGGAGCGGCTCTTGGCCTGGGAAAAGAAGCTATATGAGGAGGTCAAG GCTAGAGAGAGCGTTAAGATTGAGCATGAGAAGAAGCTTTCTACCCTGCAAAGCTTGGAATACAGAGGGAGGGACAGTGCCAAGCTGGACAAGACCAAGGCCTCCATAAACAAGCTGCAATCACTGATCGTTGTCACGTCACAAGCTGCCACTACCACATCCTCGGCCATCGTCAGCGTCCGCGACAATGAGCTCGCGCCACAGCTTGTCGAGCTTTGTTTCGC GTTGCTGAGCATGTGGAGGTCCATGAACTACTTCCACGAGACACAGAATGAGATCGTTCAACAAGTGCGCGGTCTGGTGGACAACTCCATGGCCGAGTCGACGTCCGACCTTCACAGACTTGCGACGCGTGATCTCGAGGCCGCCGTCTCGGCATGGCACTCCAACTTCAACCGGCTCATCAAGTATCAGCGTGAATACATCCGTTCTCTGTATGGCTGGCTGAAGCTTACACTCTTCCAAGTGGACAGCATTACCCCACAAGAGGCCCACGCGTCACTCATCTCACGCGAGCTCACCACCTTCTGCGACGAGTGGAAGCAGGCATTAGACCGGCTTCCTGATGCGGTGGCTTCGGAGGCTATCAAGAGCTTTGTGAACGTCATCCATGTCATCTACACCAAGCAGGCAGAGGAGATGAAGATCAAGAAGCGAACCGAGACGTACTCAAAGGAGCTGGAGAAGAAGACCAACTCGCTGAGGGCCATTGAGAAGAAGTACTACCAGTCGTACTCGTTGGTAGGCCTTGGCCTCCCTGGCAGCGGGCGCGACGGCATTGAAGGGCACACGTTCGACGCGCGCGACCCTCTCTCCGAGAAGAAGACCGAGATCGCGCAGTGCCGCCGGAAGGTGGAGGATGAGATAACGAGGCATGCCAAGGCTGTGGAGGTGACAAGGTCCATGACACTGAACAACATCCAGACTGGCCTGCCAGGAATGTTCCAAGCCATAGCTGGTTTCTCGGGCACGGTCGTCGAGGCCCTCGACGTGGTCTGCCGGCGAGCTGGGTCGGTGCGGTAG